In one Dermatophilaceae bacterium Sec6.4 genomic region, the following are encoded:
- a CDS encoding DUF427 domain-containing protein — protein MTSRRRIAPGPGQESVWDYPRPPRVEATDELVQIVLGGVTIASTTAALRVLETSHPPTYYVPAQHFIDGVLKAVGGSSYCEFKGMASYFDLVAGAVVAPRAGWTYPQPTRGFEQLLDYVAVMPGQVDECRVAGERVRPQAGSFYGGWITDRVVGPFKGEPGTLGW, from the coding sequence ATGACCTCACGACGCAGGATCGCGCCCGGCCCGGGGCAGGAATCGGTGTGGGACTACCCGCGCCCGCCACGGGTGGAGGCGACCGACGAGTTGGTGCAGATTGTGCTCGGCGGGGTCACCATCGCGAGCACCACGGCCGCATTGCGGGTGCTCGAAACGAGCCATCCGCCGACCTACTACGTACCCGCCCAGCACTTCATCGACGGCGTACTGAAGGCTGTCGGCGGGTCGTCCTATTGTGAATTCAAAGGAATGGCTTCGTATTTCGATCTGGTCGCCGGGGCAGTGGTGGCTCCTCGTGCGGGGTGGACCTACCCGCAGCCGACCCGCGGCTTCGAGCAGTTGCTCGACTACGTGGCGGTCATGCCGGGACAGGTCGACGAGTGTCGCGTGGCGGGCGAACGGGTACGACCGCAGGCCGGGTCGTTCTACGGCGGATGGATCACCGATCGGGTGGTCGGACCGTTCAAGGGCGAACCGGGCACGCTCGGGTGGTGA
- a CDS encoding acyl-CoA dehydrogenase family protein has translation MSTHTKPSLAGRGQAFGLRLIARAGGLEAMKNPVLRAKVERILYKSAQQGFKAQTTAGRAFTRRAGSGAANRPERTTRRREFDLRPSEDQEMIQEAARELADEVIRPAGGQADTDRAIPADVRIHAISMGLTLVGVPTELGGVAEEASAVTSVLVLEELARGDMGLAVALMSSAAVANALVNYGNSAQQQTFLPPFTDDDDPATGALALMESQPLFDPMKPLTTARLEGTGGSHIVIDGTKSLVVSAGTCDLYIVSALLDGEPRLILVEPGTPGLSTCDDPAMGIRAAATGLLRLDAVRVPSSNVLGTAADMRDAVRRSRLAWAAAAVGTGQAVVDHLKAYTVQRTAFGEPIAWRQAVAFTIADAAIEVDALRLVVWRAAAQLDAGLDPAASIAHARSLTSTYLTRVGSDGVQLLGGHGFVKEYDNERWYRDLRGAGVLEGTLLV, from the coding sequence ATGAGCACGCACACCAAGCCCAGCCTCGCCGGTAGGGGACAGGCCTTCGGGTTACGACTGATCGCCCGTGCCGGCGGCCTGGAGGCAATGAAGAACCCCGTGCTGCGCGCCAAGGTCGAACGCATCCTCTACAAGAGTGCTCAGCAGGGTTTCAAGGCCCAGACCACCGCCGGCAGAGCATTTACCCGCAGAGCCGGATCCGGTGCAGCGAACCGGCCCGAACGCACAACGCGACGGCGGGAGTTCGACCTGCGACCGTCCGAGGACCAGGAAATGATTCAGGAGGCTGCCCGAGAACTGGCTGACGAAGTCATCCGTCCCGCGGGTGGCCAGGCCGACACCGACCGCGCCATACCAGCCGATGTACGCATCCACGCCATCTCGATGGGCCTGACGTTGGTCGGTGTGCCGACGGAGCTGGGGGGCGTGGCCGAGGAAGCGTCCGCGGTAACCAGCGTGTTGGTGTTGGAGGAGCTGGCGCGCGGGGACATGGGACTCGCAGTCGCCCTGATGTCATCAGCCGCTGTAGCGAATGCGCTTGTCAACTACGGCAATTCCGCTCAGCAGCAGACCTTTCTGCCGCCCTTCACCGACGATGACGACCCGGCCACCGGAGCTCTGGCGTTGATGGAGTCACAGCCGCTCTTCGACCCGATGAAACCGCTCACCACCGCCCGTTTGGAGGGCACAGGGGGCTCGCACATCGTGATCGACGGAACGAAGTCACTGGTCGTTTCCGCCGGAACGTGCGATCTCTACATCGTCTCGGCACTGCTCGATGGCGAGCCGAGGCTGATCCTGGTCGAACCGGGCACCCCAGGACTATCCACCTGCGATGACCCCGCCATGGGTATCCGGGCCGCGGCAACGGGACTACTGCGTCTGGATGCAGTACGGGTGCCGAGCTCCAACGTGTTGGGCACTGCAGCGGACATGCGTGACGCCGTCCGTCGCAGCCGGTTGGCCTGGGCCGCTGCAGCGGTCGGCACCGGGCAGGCGGTGGTAGATCACCTCAAGGCCTACACAGTGCAACGCACTGCATTCGGTGAGCCCATCGCCTGGCGCCAGGCAGTCGCCTTCACGATCGCCGACGCCGCGATCGAGGTCGATGCGCTCCGTCTGGTCGTCTGGCGGGCTGCCGCACAACTGGACGCCGGTCTCGACCCGGCTGCCTCGATCGCTCATGCGCGAAGCCTCACCTCGACGTACCTGACACGCGTCGGATCGGATGGTGTGCAGCTGCTGGGCGGACACGGTTTCGTCAAGGAGTACGACAACGAGCGTTGGTACCGCGACCTGCGCGGGGCCGGTGTGCTCGAGGGCACCCTGTTGGTCTGA
- a CDS encoding acyl-CoA dehydrogenase family protein, which translates to MDLEYTPEEEQFRQEVRTVFYEKVPAEIRERVVQGNISREDIVTSQRVLHEHGLAIPHWPSEWGGRDLTPTQQNIYTWELQRAGVPTPLAFNVSMVGPIIAEFGTQEQKEKFLPGTANLDIWWSQGFSEPEAGSDLAGLKTTAIRDGDEYVINGQKTWTTLGQYGDWMFLLARTNPGAERKQQGISFLLVDMQTPGIERRPIKLLDGSEEVNEFFFDDVRVPVGNLVGEENQGWTYAKFLLGNERSGIAQVGTSQRTFAEIVETAKETELEDGVLADDPQFRSELHTAKMRLLALEATQLRVTAESKDGKPAPASSLLKLEGTQLLQSLTALRMDIGGTDSVIVGASEGTDGTPVGINSEAAASVAALQYLNMRKLSIFGGSNEIQRGVIAKAVLGL; encoded by the coding sequence ATGGACCTGGAATACACGCCCGAGGAAGAGCAGTTCCGACAGGAAGTACGGACAGTCTTCTACGAGAAGGTGCCCGCCGAAATCCGCGAGCGGGTGGTGCAGGGCAACATCTCCCGCGAGGACATCGTGACCAGCCAGCGGGTCCTGCATGAACACGGACTGGCAATTCCGCACTGGCCGAGTGAATGGGGCGGCAGGGACTTGACCCCCACCCAACAGAACATCTACACCTGGGAACTGCAGCGCGCTGGCGTGCCCACCCCGCTGGCTTTCAACGTCAGCATGGTCGGCCCGATCATCGCCGAGTTCGGCACGCAGGAGCAGAAGGAGAAATTCCTTCCGGGGACGGCGAACCTCGACATCTGGTGGTCGCAGGGATTCTCTGAGCCGGAGGCTGGGTCTGACCTCGCCGGACTCAAGACCACCGCGATTCGCGATGGCGATGAGTACGTCATCAACGGCCAGAAGACCTGGACCACGCTGGGCCAGTATGGCGACTGGATGTTCTTGCTCGCCCGGACCAACCCCGGCGCCGAGCGCAAGCAACAGGGCATCTCCTTCCTGCTGGTGGACATGCAGACACCGGGCATCGAACGGCGTCCGATCAAGCTGTTGGACGGTAGCGAAGAGGTCAACGAGTTCTTCTTCGACGACGTGCGGGTGCCGGTCGGCAACCTGGTCGGTGAGGAGAACCAGGGCTGGACCTACGCGAAGTTCCTGCTCGGCAACGAACGCAGCGGCATCGCCCAGGTCGGCACCAGTCAGCGCACCTTTGCCGAGATCGTCGAAACGGCAAAGGAGACCGAACTCGAGGACGGTGTGCTGGCCGACGATCCGCAGTTCCGTTCCGAGCTGCACACCGCCAAGATGCGACTACTGGCCCTGGAAGCCACGCAGCTGCGGGTCACGGCCGAGTCCAAGGACGGCAAACCCGCACCCGCCTCATCGTTGCTGAAACTGGAAGGCACTCAACTGCTGCAGAGTCTGACGGCGCTACGGATGGATATCGGCGGCACCGACTCCGTCATCGTCGGAGCCAGCGAGGGCACGGACGGCACCCCGGTCGGCATCAACAGCGAAGCCGCCGCCAGCGTCGCGGCGCTGCAGTACCTCAACATGCGGAAGCTGTCGATCTTCGGCGGCTCCAACGAGATTCAGCGCGGCGTCATCGCCAAGGCGGTGCTGGGCCTGTGA
- a CDS encoding acyl-CoA dehydrogenase family protein gives MIDLEVPTKFRPLLTQAAALADDLFRPISRKYDLAEHEYPTELDLLSALLDGMSDAGANQGAGASGSTRAAVDTEPAGVGAGRNDRQGKPNKNGANLSSALSVMQTCRGDVGLTLSIPRQGLGNAAIAAVANDEQKARYGNRWAAMAITEPGTGSDSGALRTTATRDGDEYVLNGEKIYVTAGSRAELVVVWATLDRSLGKQAIKSFVVETANPGMQLVRLEHKLGIRASDTAAFLLQDCRVPARDLLGDPQIRTEGGFGGAMQTFDNTRPLVAAMACGLTRACLDLTTGLLTKEGVTPDLDAPLSTQSYAATRLIQMEADYEAAYLLALRAAWMADNGQPNSMQASMAKAKAGRTCVNVALSCIELAGGSGYSESELLEKWARDAKILDIFEGTQQIQLLIVARRLLGLSSSQLK, from the coding sequence ATGATCGATCTTGAGGTCCCCACGAAGTTCCGCCCGTTGCTGACCCAGGCAGCAGCACTGGCCGATGACCTGTTCCGTCCGATCAGCCGTAAATACGACCTCGCGGAGCATGAGTACCCGACCGAGCTGGACCTGTTGTCGGCGTTGCTGGACGGAATGTCCGATGCCGGCGCGAACCAGGGAGCGGGAGCAAGTGGGTCCACGCGCGCTGCGGTTGATACCGAGCCGGCCGGTGTGGGTGCGGGTCGAAACGACCGGCAGGGCAAACCCAACAAGAACGGCGCCAATCTCTCCTCGGCCCTGTCGGTCATGCAGACCTGCCGGGGAGATGTCGGCCTGACGTTGTCGATACCTCGCCAGGGCCTGGGCAACGCCGCCATCGCCGCTGTGGCCAACGATGAACAGAAAGCGCGGTACGGCAACCGCTGGGCGGCCATGGCCATCACCGAACCGGGCACCGGATCGGACTCGGGTGCTCTTCGCACGACGGCGACCAGGGACGGGGACGAGTACGTCCTGAATGGCGAGAAGATCTACGTCACCGCCGGCTCACGCGCCGAGCTGGTCGTTGTGTGGGCCACCCTGGACCGCTCGCTCGGTAAACAGGCGATCAAATCCTTCGTTGTCGAGACCGCCAATCCCGGTATGCAGCTGGTGCGGCTGGAACACAAGCTGGGCATCCGGGCCTCCGACACTGCGGCATTTCTCCTGCAGGACTGTCGGGTCCCTGCTCGTGATCTACTCGGCGACCCGCAGATCCGCACCGAGGGCGGCTTCGGCGGCGCCATGCAGACGTTCGACAACACCAGACCGCTGGTTGCGGCCATGGCCTGCGGTCTCACGCGCGCCTGCCTGGACCTGACCACGGGGTTACTCACAAAGGAAGGCGTCACACCCGACCTGGATGCACCTCTGAGCACCCAGTCCTACGCCGCGACGCGGCTGATCCAGATGGAAGCCGACTATGAGGCGGCGTATCTGCTGGCCCTGCGGGCGGCGTGGATGGCCGACAACGGTCAGCCGAACTCGATGCAGGCTTCGATGGCCAAGGCGAAGGCGGGGCGAACCTGCGTGAACGTCGCGCTGTCCTGCATCGAGCTGGCCGGGGGAAGCGGCTATTCAGAGAGCGAGCTGTTGGAGAAGTGGGCGCGCGACGCCAAGATCCTGGACATCTTCGAAGGCACCCAACAGATCCAGCTGCTGATCGTTGCCCGCCGTCTGCTCGGACTGTCCTCCAGCCAGCTCAAATAG
- a CDS encoding glycine betaine ABC transporter substrate-binding protein, with amino-acid sequence MIKRNITIVVAVGLSLGLAGCGKDSSKAGGSNAPSASGKATATIASKLIMGGSSEFKTRANGLPGLKKNYGVVFGSYKVTDTGGPVTVGALVNGQIDAADIFSTDPSIKKYGFVSLKDPKNNFAAQNITPLVTKSKATPGVQAVLNAISAKLSQKALVDLVSQAITDKKDPAAVAKGFLAANPLNMSGKASGVSVIVGSSNFPESVVLGNVYSQALASAGAKVTDKFNIGSREKYYPALKAGSINVFPEYNGALASYLDNSTSASSTAEVMAALKKALPANIVALKPAQAQDNDSVMVTAATAKKYNLVSIGDLANKAP; translated from the coding sequence ATGATCAAGCGCAACATCACCATCGTCGTAGCGGTAGGGCTCAGTCTGGGTCTCGCCGGGTGCGGCAAGGACAGCTCGAAGGCGGGCGGGAGCAACGCGCCATCGGCCAGCGGCAAAGCCACAGCCACGATCGCCTCGAAGCTGATCATGGGCGGCTCTTCGGAGTTCAAGACGCGCGCCAACGGGCTGCCGGGTCTGAAGAAGAACTACGGGGTCGTCTTCGGCAGTTACAAGGTCACTGACACCGGAGGCCCGGTCACCGTCGGCGCGTTGGTGAACGGTCAGATCGACGCGGCCGACATCTTCAGCACCGACCCCTCGATCAAGAAGTACGGATTTGTTTCCCTGAAGGACCCGAAGAACAACTTCGCGGCGCAGAACATCACCCCGCTGGTCACCAAGTCGAAGGCGACACCGGGGGTGCAGGCCGTACTGAACGCGATTTCCGCGAAGCTGTCGCAGAAGGCGCTGGTGGACCTGGTCTCCCAGGCCATTACCGACAAGAAGGATCCGGCAGCGGTCGCAAAGGGCTTCTTAGCAGCGAACCCGCTCAACATGTCGGGCAAGGCAAGCGGTGTATCGGTCATCGTCGGCTCGTCGAACTTCCCGGAGAGCGTCGTGCTGGGAAACGTCTACTCCCAGGCTCTGGCGAGCGCAGGAGCGAAGGTCACCGACAAGTTCAATATCGGCAGCCGCGAGAAGTACTACCCGGCATTGAAGGCGGGTTCGATCAACGTCTTCCCGGAGTACAACGGCGCGTTGGCCAGTTACCTGGACAATTCGACGAGCGCATCCAGCACCGCCGAGGTTATGGCCGCACTCAAAAAAGCATTGCCCGCCAACATCGTGGCCCTGAAACCTGCACAGGCGCAGGACAACGACTCGGTGATGGTGACCGCGGCAACCGCCAAGAAGTACAACCTGGTATCGATCGGCGACCTGGCCAATAAAGCGCCCTGA
- a CDS encoding GntR family transcriptional regulator, which yields MIAGLRIDPGDTASPYEQICRQIVAGTTAGELPPGTRLPTVRALATGLGVAPGTVAKAYTRLEQAGVVQGRGRAGTFISAGSQESGALAVQAARTFAEQTRDLGLGADELLAIARAALENV from the coding sequence GTGATCGCGGGGCTGCGGATAGACCCTGGCGACACGGCATCGCCGTACGAGCAGATCTGTCGGCAGATCGTGGCCGGTACGACCGCTGGCGAACTGCCACCCGGCACCAGGTTGCCGACTGTACGTGCGCTCGCGACTGGTCTGGGTGTGGCGCCCGGCACGGTCGCCAAGGCCTACACGCGCCTCGAACAGGCAGGTGTGGTGCAGGGCCGCGGCAGGGCCGGCACCTTCATCAGTGCAGGGAGCCAAGAGTCGGGCGCCCTCGCGGTGCAGGCTGCGCGCACCTTTGCCGAGCAGACCAGGGATCTCGGGCTGGGCGCCGATGAACTGCTGGCCATCGCTCGGGCTGCGCTGGAGAACGTGTGA